A stretch of the Teredinibacter haidensis genome encodes the following:
- the rsxC gene encoding electron transport complex subunit RsxC, which yields MRKIFDIHGGVHPAENKHQSTQEVIGTIPLADEIILPLNQHIGTPAQAVVNVGDHVLKGQLIAEAEGVFSASVHASTSGNITAIEERAVPHASGMTARCIVIKPDGKDQWITLESCDDFSKLAHHELVEKIRVAGVAGMGGAGFPTAVKVNPRADNKIHTLILNGTECEPYITADDMLMRERADEIIDGAQLLAQLLDNPTDVLVGIEDNKPEAIAAMKKAAEGTSIDIVIFPTKYPSGGEKQLIEILTGKQVPSGGIPAQIGIVVQNVGTAVAAYRAVRYGEPLISRVTTIVGESLQQQRNIDVPLGTPIAHILKAHGWDATNCARLIIGGPMMGFTVEALTTPIIKTSNCILAPSNDEMPSQPPAQACIRCGMCAEACPANLLPQQLFWYAQSENFEQLREHNLFDCIECGACSFVCPSNIPLVQYYRASKGEIRKLDMEKEKSDRSRLRFEARQERIAHAEAEKEAKRIARKEAAEKAKKLLAEKAAEAPAKDIVTEAVASAKTKELDPEKEKAKLDRALSSASSRVERAKDSLASAQNEGADEARIDSLKARLKQSEQKVADAKVKLEQFGSKLASQGSVAKTVEKKMTASPKEQMEKAVVTLEKRIATAKEKLAEAEEQQSPSVGALQQGIKKLLQKLETNRKELAEIEPLSPVDGTGPGAGKTEENAAQAAIERAKAKAAAQASMSNEEKAVANIKSLDARLEKARQRLKKAQEESNDNIEAFQTGVEKLETKLADAKVAIEEGQS from the coding sequence ATGAGAAAAATTTTTGATATTCACGGCGGCGTTCATCCGGCCGAAAATAAACACCAGTCAACCCAAGAAGTCATTGGCACTATTCCACTGGCCGACGAAATTATCCTGCCTCTAAACCAGCATATTGGAACGCCGGCACAAGCCGTTGTTAATGTTGGCGATCACGTTTTAAAAGGGCAGCTTATTGCCGAAGCCGAAGGCGTTTTTAGTGCGTCGGTTCACGCGTCAACATCCGGAAATATTACAGCGATTGAAGAAAGAGCCGTTCCTCACGCCTCGGGCATGACCGCGCGCTGTATTGTTATTAAGCCAGATGGTAAAGACCAATGGATCACGCTGGAAAGCTGTGACGACTTCAGCAAACTTGCCCACCACGAACTGGTAGAAAAAATTCGAGTAGCCGGTGTTGCCGGTATGGGCGGTGCGGGTTTTCCCACGGCAGTCAAAGTTAACCCGCGCGCAGACAATAAAATCCATACGCTGATTTTAAACGGCACCGAATGTGAGCCCTATATTACCGCTGACGATATGCTGATGCGTGAGCGCGCTGATGAAATTATTGACGGCGCTCAATTATTAGCACAACTGCTAGATAACCCCACCGATGTCCTGGTAGGGATTGAAGACAACAAGCCCGAAGCCATCGCAGCAATGAAAAAAGCTGCCGAAGGTACCAGCATAGATATTGTTATTTTTCCCACCAAATACCCTTCCGGTGGCGAAAAACAACTTATTGAAATTCTGACCGGCAAACAGGTTCCCAGTGGTGGCATCCCCGCACAAATCGGCATCGTTGTACAGAACGTGGGTACCGCTGTCGCCGCCTATCGCGCCGTGCGTTACGGTGAACCCCTGATTAGTCGCGTAACCACGATAGTGGGCGAATCCTTGCAGCAGCAACGCAATATTGACGTCCCGCTGGGTACACCCATTGCGCATATTCTTAAGGCCCACGGTTGGGACGCAACCAACTGTGCCCGCTTGATCATTGGCGGCCCAATGATGGGCTTTACAGTTGAAGCTTTAACAACTCCCATCATTAAAACCAGCAATTGCATTTTAGCACCATCAAATGACGAAATGCCCTCGCAACCACCGGCACAAGCCTGTATTCGCTGTGGCATGTGTGCAGAGGCCTGCCCTGCGAACTTATTGCCACAACAATTATTCTGGTACGCCCAGAGTGAAAACTTCGAACAGTTACGCGAGCACAATTTATTTGACTGTATCGAGTGCGGTGCCTGCTCCTTTGTATGCCCCAGCAATATTCCCCTGGTGCAATACTATCGTGCATCGAAAGGTGAAATTCGTAAACTGGATATGGAAAAAGAAAAGTCCGACCGTTCACGTTTACGTTTTGAAGCTCGCCAGGAACGTATCGCTCACGCAGAAGCGGAAAAAGAAGCCAAGCGCATCGCCCGTAAAGAAGCTGCGGAAAAAGCGAAAAAATTACTGGCAGAAAAAGCCGCAGAAGCGCCAGCAAAAGATATTGTGACAGAAGCCGTCGCATCCGCAAAAACGAAAGAGCTTGATCCTGAAAAGGAGAAAGCCAAGCTGGATCGTGCACTTTCCAGTGCATCCAGCCGCGTAGAGCGAGCTAAAGATTCGCTTGCCAGTGCGCAGAACGAAGGTGCGGACGAGGCGCGCATCGATTCGCTAAAAGCTCGCTTAAAACAGTCAGAGCAAAAAGTAGCCGACGCAAAAGTCAAACTAGAGCAATTCGGCAGCAAGCTTGCGTCGCAAGGTAGCGTGGCCAAAACTGTCGAGAAAAAAATGACCGCGTCACCCAAAGAGCAGATGGAAAAGGCCGTTGTCACCCTGGAAAAGCGCATTGCAACCGCAAAGGAAAAACTGGCTGAAGCCGAGGAGCAACAGTCACCGTCTGTAGGTGCATTACAGCAGGGTATTAAAAAACTTCTGCAAAAACTAGAAACCAACCGCAAAGAATTGGCAGAAATTGAGCCATTGTCTCCGGTTGATGGTACCGGCCCCGGCGCAGGAAAGACCGAAGAAAATGCCGCTCAGGCGGCCATTGAACGAGCAAAAGCCAAAGCGGCTGCACAGGCAAGCATGAGTAACGAAGAGAAAGCCGTAGCGAATATTAAATCGCTGGATGCACGATTAGAAAAAGCCCGACAACGGCTGAAAAAAGCGCAGGAAGAAAGCAACGACAATATTGAGGCTTTCCAAACCGGAGTCGAAAAGCTGGAAACCAAACTTGCCGACGCCAAAGTCGCCATAGAAGAAGGCCAGAGCTAA
- the rsxB gene encoding electron transport complex subunit RsxB, giving the protein MIEFLIQNPILGALIALGSMAAVFGGVLGFAAIRYKVEGDPLVEQVDELLPQTQCGQCGYPGCRPYAQAIVEGDAINKCPPGGHTTIAALANLLDVEAPALDEEHGEESDVKKVAYIREDECIGCTKCIQACPVDAILGAAKQMHTIIGSECTGCDLCVEPCPVDCIDMLPVETGLNSWKWALPKPSQIIATDRDQEHVA; this is encoded by the coding sequence ATGATCGAATTTCTCATCCAAAACCCGATTCTCGGTGCACTTATTGCCCTCGGCAGTATGGCCGCCGTTTTTGGTGGCGTACTCGGCTTTGCCGCCATTCGCTATAAAGTCGAAGGCGATCCGCTAGTAGAGCAAGTTGACGAACTATTGCCGCAAACCCAGTGCGGCCAATGCGGTTACCCCGGCTGTCGCCCCTACGCACAAGCGATTGTCGAAGGTGATGCGATCAACAAGTGTCCTCCCGGCGGTCACACGACAATAGCCGCTCTCGCCAATTTATTGGATGTGGAAGCCCCGGCGCTGGACGAAGAACACGGCGAAGAGTCGGACGTCAAAAAAGTTGCCTACATTCGCGAAGATGAATGTATCGGCTGCACTAAATGTATTCAGGCTTGTCCTGTGGACGCAATTTTAGGCGCGGCCAAGCAAATGCACACCATTATCGGCTCCGAATGCACAGGCTGTGACCTCTGCGTAGAGCCCTGCCCTGTGGACTGTATTGATATGCTCCCCGTGGAGACGGGCCTCAATAGTTGGAAATGGGCTTTACCAAAGCCCTCTCAGATTATTGCAACTGATCGCGATCAGGAGCATGTCGCATGA
- the rsxA gene encoding electron transport complex subunit RsxA yields MTEFALILLSTVLVNNFVLVQFLGLCPFMGVSNKLETAIGMSTATTFVLTLASVCSYMVHTWILDPLGLTYLKTISFILVIAAVVQFAKMFIEKTSPLLYRVLGVFLPLITTNCAVLGVALQNTNKAHNFLESTFYGFGAAVGFSLVLVLFSAMRERLAVADVPEAFKGAAIGMITAGLMSLAFMGFAGLV; encoded by the coding sequence ATGACTGAATTCGCGCTCATTTTATTAAGCACCGTACTGGTCAATAATTTTGTACTGGTCCAATTTTTGGGCCTGTGCCCGTTTATGGGTGTTTCCAATAAATTGGAAACCGCCATCGGTATGAGTACAGCCACCACCTTTGTACTTACGCTCGCATCCGTGTGCAGCTATATGGTCCACACCTGGATTCTCGACCCGCTTGGCCTTACCTATCTAAAGACGATCTCTTTTATTCTCGTAATTGCGGCCGTTGTGCAATTTGCCAAAATGTTTATCGAAAAAACCAGCCCGCTACTGTATCGAGTACTGGGTGTTTTTCTTCCGTTGATTACAACCAACTGCGCCGTATTGGGCGTCGCCCTGCAAAACACCAACAAAGCCCACAATTTCCTTGAATCCACTTTTTATGGGTTTGGTGCAGCCGTTGGTTTTTCCCTTGTGCTGGTCTTATTTTCGGCCATGCGCGAAAGACTCGCCGTTGCGGATGTGCCTGAAGCCTTTAAAGGTGCTGCAATCGGCATGATAACCGCTGGCTTAATGTCGCTGGCCTTTATGGGATTTGCCGGCCTCGTATAA